One genomic region from Streptomyces venezuelae encodes:
- a CDS encoding D-alanyl-D-alanine carboxypeptidase family protein produces MIVTSAVRHAAAGTAALLFVLPAPAATASPAPPRSPGSSLGEPTPPTPRFVDPARLDRKGTQVQRLPGAPSVPEVSALSWVVADASSGEVLAARNAHRKLPPASTLKALFALTALPRNHPSEQHTVADSELTGIGAGSSLVGIKEGYTYKVSDLWNGVFLSSGNDAVHVLAAMNGGWKSMSRQMQAKARSLGAHDTHVVSPDGYDAPGQVSSAYDLAVFGRAGLQDPAFTRYCSTPYADFPAGSWSYGIANTNRLLTGADGVARYPGLIGIKNGYTTNAGNTLISAARRDGRTLVVSVMNPQGGGGLTVYEEARSLLDWGFEAAGRVQPVGSLLPERTKAATDAGTRAVAAARAGGRKDEDVPVAAAGAPRAGAEAAVAAPREGSADEDGPSAGLPLTLVGSACAAALALWALRRRAAHRA; encoded by the coding sequence ATGATCGTCACGTCAGCTGTCCGTCATGCTGCCGCCGGAACCGCGGCGCTGCTGTTCGTGCTGCCCGCTCCGGCGGCCACGGCCTCCCCCGCTCCTCCCCGCTCCCCGGGCTCCTCCCTCGGAGAGCCGACGCCGCCCACGCCGAGGTTCGTCGACCCCGCGCGGCTCGACCGGAAGGGCACGCAGGTGCAGCGGCTGCCGGGGGCGCCCTCCGTCCCGGAGGTGTCCGCGCTCTCGTGGGTGGTGGCGGACGCGTCCTCGGGCGAGGTCCTCGCCGCGCGGAACGCCCACCGCAAGCTGCCGCCGGCCAGCACCCTCAAGGCGCTCTTCGCCCTCACCGCGCTCCCCCGCAACCACCCCTCCGAGCAGCACACCGTGGCCGATTCCGAGCTGACCGGGATCGGGGCGGGCAGCAGCCTCGTCGGGATCAAGGAGGGGTACACGTACAAGGTGTCGGACCTGTGGAACGGGGTCTTCCTCAGTTCGGGGAACGACGCCGTGCACGTCCTCGCCGCGATGAACGGCGGCTGGAAGTCGATGTCCCGGCAGATGCAGGCGAAGGCCCGCTCCCTCGGCGCCCACGACACCCACGTGGTCTCCCCCGACGGGTACGACGCTCCGGGGCAGGTGTCCTCCGCGTACGACCTCGCGGTCTTCGGGCGGGCCGGGCTGCAGGATCCCGCCTTCACGCGGTACTGCTCCACACCGTACGCGGACTTCCCGGCGGGTTCCTGGTCGTACGGCATCGCCAACACCAACCGGCTCCTCACGGGCGCGGACGGCGTGGCCCGCTATCCGGGGCTCATCGGCATCAAGAACGGCTACACCACGAACGCGGGCAACACCCTGATCTCCGCCGCGCGCCGGGACGGCCGGACGCTGGTCGTCTCGGTGATGAACCCGCAGGGCGGCGGCGGGCTCACCGTCTACGAGGAGGCGCGCTCCCTGCTCGACTGGGGCTTCGAGGCCGCGGGGCGGGTGCAGCCGGTGGGCTCGCTGCTGCCGGAGCGGACGAAGGCCGCCACCGATGCGGGCACCCGGGCCGTGGCGGCGGCGCGTGCCGGCGGCCGTAAGGACGAGGACGTCCCCGTCGCGGCCGCCGGGGCGCCGCGCGCCGGAGCGGAGGCGGCGGTGGCCGCGCCCCGCGAGGGCTCCGCGGACGAGGACGGACCGTCGGCCGGGCTGCCGCTGACGCTGGTGGGCTCGGCCTGCGCGGCGGCGCTCGCGCTGTGGGCCTTGCGGCGCAGGGCGGCCCACCGGGCCTGA
- a CDS encoding FAD-dependent oxidoreductase, with amino-acid sequence MNRVVDVLVVGAGPAGLAAAARLAAAGAGRVEVLERERAAGGVPRYCGHPGFGADRRGRPLDGPAYARLALRAALRSGAVVRTGVSATGWAGPLTLDVTAPTGLERIRAHAVVLATGARERPRSARLVPGTRPAGVLTTGELLRTAGTFEGERGVLRERIGRRAVVVGGEPVARHAVGALRAAGVEVAAVMTELPRTAQGFGAVPVLTRTSVVELLGRGRLTGVAVRGRDGRTSVLRCDTVVFTGDWIPDHELARARGLAPAPGTRGPVTDSAYRTAEPGVFAAGNLLRGVEPAQVAAAEGRAAAGSVLGLLAGRACPAAGVPVLTAGPLRWVTPGLLGPAPAVPLLVRPDRRLVRPLLTVTQDGSPLRRERLRGEQAPWRSVRLGPEWTSGVDPAGGPVIVGTEEYAP; translated from the coding sequence GTGAACCGCGTGGTCGACGTGCTGGTCGTGGGCGCGGGGCCCGCCGGGCTCGCCGCAGCGGCGCGGCTCGCGGCGGCGGGCGCGGGGCGGGTCGAGGTGCTGGAGCGGGAGCGCGCGGCCGGGGGTGTGCCCCGGTACTGCGGGCACCCGGGGTTCGGCGCGGACCGCCGGGGACGGCCGCTGGACGGTCCGGCGTACGCGCGCCTCGCGCTCCGGGCGGCGCTCCGCTCCGGCGCCGTCGTCAGAACCGGGGTGTCCGCCACCGGCTGGGCCGGACCGCTCACCCTGGACGTCACCGCGCCGACCGGGCTCGAACGGATCCGGGCGCACGCCGTGGTCCTCGCCACGGGCGCGCGCGAACGTCCGCGCAGCGCCCGGCTCGTACCGGGCACACGGCCGGCCGGAGTGCTGACGACGGGCGAACTCCTGCGGACGGCAGGGACGTTCGAAGGCGAGCGCGGGGTCCTGCGCGAGCGCATCGGCAGGCGGGCGGTGGTCGTCGGCGGCGAGCCGGTGGCCCGGCACGCGGTGGGGGCGCTCCGCGCGGCCGGCGTGGAGGTGGCCGCGGTCATGACCGAACTCCCGCGCACGGCTCAGGGGTTCGGAGCCGTACCCGTCCTCACGCGGACGTCGGTGGTCGAGCTGCTGGGGCGGGGGCGGCTGACCGGGGTCGCGGTCCGGGGGCGGGACGGGCGGACGTCCGTGCTGCGCTGCGACACGGTGGTGTTCACCGGGGACTGGATCCCCGACCACGAGCTGGCCCGGGCCCGCGGTCTCGCACCCGCGCCGGGGACCCGGGGGCCCGTCACGGACAGTGCCTACCGCACGGCCGAGCCGGGGGTCTTCGCCGCCGGCAACCTCCTGCGCGGGGTGGAGCCGGCGCAGGTGGCCGCCGCCGAGGGCCGCGCGGCCGCCGGCTCCGTCCTCGGCCTGCTCGCCGGGCGGGCCTGCCCGGCCGCCGGCGTGCCGGTGCTGACGGCGGGGCCCTTGCGGTGGGTGACACCGGGGCTCCTCGGTCCCGCGCCCGCCGTCCCCTTGCTCGTACGGCCGGACCGGCGGCTCGTACGACCGCTCCTGACCGTCACCCAGGACGGCTCGCCGCTGCGGCGGGAGCGGTTGCGCGGGGAGCAGGCGCCCTGGCGTTCGGTGCGGCTGGGGCCGGAGTGGACGAGCGGCGTGGATCCGGCGGGCGGCCCGGTGATCGTCGGCACGGAGGAGTACGCACCGTAG
- a CDS encoding FAD-dependent oxidoreductase codes for MTVTRTGPLPTGPEAEYDVVVVGAGVVGCAIARALARHPLRVALVEAASDVGDGTSKANTAILHTGFDAAPGTLEARMVREGHRLLGAFASEAGIPVEPLGALLVAWDEQQRAALPRLAEKAERNGHLATRLLSADELRAREPHLGPGALAGLAVPGESVICPWTTTLAYATQAVRSGVDLHLDCRVEKVRTGDPWHRLVTRRGALRTRHLVNACGLHADAFDALLDRRDFTVTPRRGQLLVFDKFARDLVRHILLPVPGPLGKGVLVSPTVYGNVMLGPTAEDLDDKTATGTTAEGLAGLREQGGRIVPALLDEEVTAVYAGLRAATGQEDYRCTAHPALRYVTVGGIRSTGLSASLALAEHVLGLLADCGLDPGPERPLAPVRMPNLGEAFRRPYRDAELIARDPEFGMIVCHCERVTRGEIRAAYASEIPPAGPDGLRRRTRARGGRCQGHFCGAEVRALSESYGKGAR; via the coding sequence GTGACCGTCACCCGTACCGGCCCGTTGCCCACCGGGCCCGAGGCCGAGTACGACGTCGTGGTCGTCGGCGCGGGAGTCGTCGGCTGTGCCATCGCGCGCGCTCTCGCCCGCCACCCGCTGCGGGTCGCGCTCGTGGAGGCCGCGAGCGACGTCGGTGACGGTACGTCGAAGGCCAACACCGCCATTCTGCACACCGGTTTCGACGCCGCTCCGGGCACGCTCGAAGCGCGGATGGTCCGCGAGGGCCATCGGCTGCTCGGCGCGTTCGCGAGCGAGGCGGGCATTCCCGTCGAGCCGCTCGGCGCGCTGCTCGTCGCCTGGGACGAGCAGCAGCGGGCCGCGCTCCCCCGCCTCGCGGAGAAGGCGGAACGCAACGGCCACCTCGCCACCCGGCTGCTCTCGGCCGACGAACTGCGCGCCCGGGAACCGCACTTGGGGCCGGGCGCACTGGCCGGGCTCGCCGTTCCCGGCGAGTCGGTGATCTGCCCGTGGACGACGACCCTCGCGTATGCGACGCAGGCCGTACGCTCCGGGGTCGACCTGCATCTCGACTGCCGGGTGGAGAAGGTCCGCACGGGCGATCCGTGGCACCGGCTCGTCACGCGGCGCGGGGCGCTGCGGACCCGCCACCTGGTGAATGCCTGCGGGCTCCACGCGGATGCCTTCGACGCGCTCCTGGACCGCCGCGACTTCACCGTCACCCCCCGCCGGGGCCAGCTGCTCGTCTTCGACAAGTTCGCCCGCGACCTGGTCCGGCACATCCTCCTTCCCGTGCCCGGGCCGCTCGGCAAGGGGGTGCTCGTCTCGCCCACGGTGTACGGGAACGTCATGCTCGGGCCCACCGCCGAGGACCTCGACGACAAGACCGCCACCGGCACGACGGCCGAGGGACTGGCCGGGCTCCGCGAACAGGGCGGCCGGATCGTGCCCGCGCTGCTCGACGAGGAGGTCACCGCGGTCTACGCGGGGCTGCGGGCCGCCACGGGACAGGAGGACTACCGGTGCACGGCCCACCCCGCGCTGCGGTACGTCACGGTGGGCGGGATCCGCTCCACCGGGCTCTCCGCCTCCCTGGCGCTCGCCGAGCACGTGCTGGGGCTCCTCGCCGACTGCGGTCTCGACCCCGGGCCGGAGCGTCCGCTCGCCCCGGTCCGTATGCCCAATCTCGGAGAGGCCTTCCGCCGCCCGTACCGCGACGCCGAACTGATCGCGCGGGACCCGGAGTTCGGGATGATCGTCTGCCACTGCGAGCGCGTGACGCGCGGGGAGATCCGGGCCGCCTACGCGTCGGAGATCCCCCCGGCGGGGCCGGACGGGCTGCGGCGCCGGACGCGTGCCCGGGGCGGACGGTGCCAGGGGCACTTCTGCGGCGCGGAGGTAAGGGCGTTGAGCGAGTCGTACGGGAAGGGGGCCCGGTGA
- a CDS encoding cytochrome P450 family protein → MDAAGGCPHAANARLLAEGAVTPVVLPGEIEGMAVLGHDALRDFLSHPDVAKGARHFTALTDGRIPDGWPLRTFATVPGMTTADGADHRRLRTLVSSAFTARRVEELRPRVEAVTAGLLDGLAEAARTGGGIADLRRHYALPLPLGVICELLGVDPAHQDRLHHLSSLVVATDTEPARALAANRELVELLTSIAGDKARAPGDDLTSALIAARDEGGDRLSQPELIGTLLLMIIAGHETTLNLVTNAVRALCGHREQLALVLEGRAAWADVVEETLRWDSPVSYFPFRYPTRDLTVDGTLIPQGTPVLAGYSAAGRDAKAHGPDADRFDITRATTTKHLSLGHGPHYCLGAPLARMEAAIALEALFTRFPDLDLAVPETELPSHAGFVGNSVRTLPVRPTP, encoded by the coding sequence ATGGACGCGGCCGGCGGCTGCCCGCACGCGGCCAACGCCCGGCTCCTCGCCGAGGGGGCCGTGACGCCCGTGGTCCTGCCCGGCGAGATCGAGGGCATGGCCGTCCTCGGCCATGACGCGCTCCGTGACTTCCTCTCCCACCCCGACGTCGCCAAGGGCGCCCGGCACTTCACCGCCCTCACCGACGGCCGGATACCCGACGGCTGGCCGCTGCGCACCTTCGCCACCGTGCCCGGCATGACCACGGCGGACGGCGCCGACCACCGCCGCCTGCGGACCCTGGTCAGCAGCGCCTTCACCGCACGCCGGGTCGAGGAGCTCCGCCCGCGCGTCGAGGCCGTCACGGCAGGACTCCTCGACGGCCTCGCCGAAGCGGCCCGCACCGGCGGAGGCATCGCCGACCTGCGCCGCCACTACGCGCTCCCGCTGCCCCTCGGCGTCATCTGCGAACTCCTCGGCGTCGACCCCGCCCATCAGGACCGGCTGCACCACCTGTCCAGCCTCGTCGTCGCCACCGACACCGAGCCCGCGCGGGCCCTCGCCGCCAACCGCGAACTCGTCGAGCTCCTCACCTCCATCGCCGGCGACAAGGCCCGGGCCCCCGGCGACGACCTGACCAGCGCCCTCATCGCCGCCCGGGACGAGGGCGGCGACCGACTGAGCCAGCCCGAGCTGATCGGCACCCTGCTCCTGATGATCATCGCGGGCCACGAGACCACGCTGAACCTCGTCACCAACGCCGTGCGGGCGCTCTGCGGCCACCGCGAGCAGCTCGCCCTCGTCCTCGAAGGCCGGGCCGCGTGGGCGGACGTGGTGGAGGAGACCCTGCGCTGGGACAGCCCGGTCAGCTACTTCCCGTTCCGCTACCCCACCCGCGACCTCACGGTCGACGGCACCCTCATCCCCCAGGGCACCCCCGTCCTCGCGGGCTACTCGGCGGCGGGCCGGGACGCGAAGGCGCACGGCCCCGACGCCGACCGCTTCGACATCACCCGCGCCACGACGACGAAGCACCTCTCCCTGGGGCACGGCCCCCACTACTGCCTGGGCGCCCCGCTCGCCCGCATGGAGGCCGCGATCGCCCTGGAGGCGCTCTTCACCCGCTTCCCCGACCTGGACCTGGCCGTCCCGGAGACCGAGCTTCCCAGCCACGCCGGCTTCGTCGGCAACAGCGTCCGAACCCTCCCGGTCCGCCCGACCCCCTGA
- a CDS encoding potassium channel family protein, translated as MIVCGDDALAHRLAGELHGVYGERVTLLVPARPDAPPTPAAARTGGRALALFGRVTAAVTRTTSATGAATGAAATGASGGEAAGGEPAGTLRIVEAAEADDRALVDAGVERAAALALVHDDDETNIRAALTARRLNPRLRLVIRLYNRKLGQHLENLLDQAAAVAEPGLDPEKLDAATTVLSDADTAAPGLAAAAVAGTSKVVQAGGLLLHAVERTPPAGQAPDPGRCTLALLSATAGDPAGCEGSERSGDDGPRLLPDDRTVAAATGRAAVTLEAVTPAAPTVPASRFGGSGLPVGSLFSRRLRWSLAGAAAAVLALALASTFTTGDHPLHAAYLTLLDIFAIGDPAIGEPTGRQVLQILAGFVGLLLLPVIVAALLEGLGTFRTATTLRRPPRGLHGHVVLLGLGKVGTRVLGRLRRMGIPVVCVESDPEARGIALARRLRVPTVIGDVTEEGVLEAARVHRAHALLALTSVDITNLEAALSARSVAPDLRVVLRLYDDDFATAVYRTLRTAHPEALTRSRSVSHLAAPAFAGAMMGRQVLGAVPVERRVLLFAAVDVADHPLLDGRSVAAAFTPGAWRVIALAGRAGSYGAGASAQDWRLAPERILGPDDRVIVAATRRGLAELLGRSVTEGRTPDNSSLPSGG; from the coding sequence ATGATCGTCTGCGGGGACGATGCCCTCGCCCACCGCCTCGCGGGCGAACTGCACGGGGTGTACGGAGAGCGGGTCACGCTCCTCGTGCCCGCACGGCCCGACGCCCCGCCCACCCCCGCCGCCGCCCGCACGGGCGGCCGGGCGCTCGCCCTCTTCGGCCGCGTCACCGCCGCCGTCACCCGCACCACCTCGGCGACCGGAGCCGCGACCGGAGCGGCGGCCACCGGAGCGTCCGGAGGCGAAGCGGCCGGCGGCGAGCCGGCCGGCACGCTGCGGATCGTCGAAGCCGCGGAGGCCGACGACCGGGCCCTCGTGGACGCCGGAGTCGAGCGCGCCGCCGCGCTCGCGCTCGTCCACGACGACGACGAGACCAACATCAGGGCCGCGCTGACCGCCCGCCGGCTCAACCCCCGGCTGCGCCTGGTCATCCGGCTCTACAACCGCAAGCTCGGCCAGCACCTCGAGAACCTCCTCGACCAGGCCGCGGCCGTCGCCGAGCCCGGCCTCGACCCCGAGAAGCTCGACGCCGCCACCACCGTCCTCTCCGACGCCGACACCGCGGCCCCCGGACTCGCCGCGGCGGCCGTCGCCGGCACCAGCAAGGTCGTCCAGGCGGGCGGACTCCTGCTGCACGCCGTCGAGCGGACACCGCCCGCGGGCCAGGCCCCCGATCCCGGCCGGTGCACGCTCGCGCTGCTCTCCGCCACGGCGGGCGACCCGGCGGGCTGCGAGGGTTCCGAGCGCAGCGGCGACGACGGCCCGCGCCTCCTGCCCGACGACCGTACGGTGGCCGCGGCGACCGGCCGGGCCGCCGTGACGCTCGAAGCGGTCACCCCGGCCGCCCCGACCGTCCCGGCGAGCCGCTTCGGAGGCTCCGGACTGCCCGTCGGCTCGCTCTTCTCCCGCCGCCTGCGGTGGTCCCTCGCCGGAGCCGCCGCCGCCGTCCTCGCCCTGGCCCTCGCCTCGACCTTCACCACCGGCGACCACCCCCTGCACGCCGCCTATCTGACGCTCCTCGACATCTTCGCCATCGGCGACCCGGCGATCGGCGAGCCGACCGGCCGTCAGGTCCTCCAGATCCTCGCCGGGTTCGTCGGACTGCTCCTGCTCCCGGTGATCGTCGCCGCCCTCCTCGAAGGCCTCGGCACCTTCCGCACGGCGACCACCCTGCGCCGGCCGCCCCGCGGGCTCCACGGCCACGTCGTCCTCCTCGGCCTGGGCAAGGTCGGCACCCGCGTTCTCGGCCGGCTCCGCCGGATGGGGATCCCCGTCGTGTGCGTCGAGTCCGACCCGGAGGCGCGCGGCATCGCCCTGGCCCGCCGGCTGCGCGTCCCCACCGTCATCGGCGACGTCACGGAGGAGGGCGTCCTGGAGGCCGCCCGCGTCCACCGGGCCCACGCCCTCCTCGCCCTGACCAGCGTCGACATCACCAACCTGGAGGCCGCGCTCTCCGCCCGCTCCGTCGCCCCCGACCTGCGGGTCGTGCTCCGCCTGTACGACGACGACTTCGCCACCGCCGTCTACCGCACCCTGCGCACCGCCCACCCCGAGGCCCTCACCCGGAGCCGCAGCGTCTCCCACCTCGCCGCGCCCGCCTTCGCCGGGGCCATGATGGGCCGCCAGGTCCTCGGTGCCGTACCCGTCGAGCGGCGCGTCCTGCTCTTCGCCGCCGTCGACGTCGCCGACCACCCGCTCTTGGACGGCCGCTCGGTCGCCGCGGCCTTCACCCCCGGAGCCTGGCGGGTCATCGCCCTTGCCGGGAGGGCCGGCTCGTACGGCGCCGGGGCATCCGCCCAGGACTGGCGCCTGGCCCCGGAGCGGATCCTGGGCCCGGACGACCGGGTGATCGTGGCGGCGACCCGCCGCGGCCTGGCGGAACTCCTGGGCCGCAGCGTCACAGAGGGCCGCACCCCGGACAACTCCTCACTCCCGTCCGGAGGTTGA
- a CDS encoding NUDIX domain-containing protein: MPDKRSAGLLVFRHTAGRGVEVLIGHMGGPFWASREQAAWSIPKGEYEPDEAPEVAARREFLEELGLPAPEGAWIDLGEARQHSGKLVTVWAVEGELDPGAVVPGTFTMEWPPRSGVHQEFPEIDRVGWFTPEEADPLLVAGQRVFLERLRAHLGAP; encoded by the coding sequence ATGCCGGACAAACGCAGCGCGGGTCTCCTGGTCTTCCGTCACACGGCGGGCAGGGGCGTCGAAGTCCTCATCGGCCACATGGGCGGGCCCTTCTGGGCCTCCCGGGAGCAGGCGGCCTGGTCGATCCCCAAAGGGGAGTACGAGCCGGACGAGGCTCCCGAGGTGGCGGCGCGACGGGAGTTCCTGGAGGAACTGGGGCTCCCGGCGCCAGAGGGCGCGTGGATCGACCTCGGGGAGGCCCGGCAGCACAGCGGGAAGCTCGTCACGGTCTGGGCGGTCGAGGGTGAACTCGACCCGGGGGCGGTGGTGCCCGGCACCTTCACCATGGAGTGGCCGCCCCGGTCCGGCGTCCACCAGGAGTTCCCGGAGATCGACCGGGTCGGCTGGTTCACCCCGGAGGAGGCCGACCCGCTGCTCGTCGCCGGACAGCGGGTCTTCCTGGAACGGCTGAGGGCGCATCTGGGCGCACCATAG
- a CDS encoding FGGY family carbohydrate kinase: MTGGPVLAVDQGTSGTKALVVCPERGVIGTGTAPVRPRYLPGGLVEVDPRELYGSVVAAGRAALAEAGTPVTAVGLANQGETVLAWDPATGDPLTDALVWQDRRAASVCDGLADHAELLHRLTGLPVDPYFAAPKMAWIRRRATGAGVVTTSDAWLVHRLTGAFVTDAATAGRTGLLDPDTVAWSETALDLYGLGGERLPRVVDCDTPVGTTTAFGPPLPLTGLLVDQQAALLAQSAGEPSAAKCTYGTGAFLLARTGPEPRRGTSGLVSCVAWRLGGRVEHCLDGQVYTVASAVRWLTDLGVLAGAGEIDTVGGSVPDTGGVTFVPALAGLAAPWWRGDVRGSLTGLGLDTSPGHLVRALCEGIAAQVVELASAVAADRGAPLTSLRADGGLTRSALLMQTQADLLQLPVEVASSPDATALGVGAVARLGLHPGLALREAVPEWKPSAVYEPRIGTDEAAARLAAFRAEVSSLLDRGGAGAGGAAGAGDAAGAGSAA; encoded by the coding sequence ATGACGGGCGGTCCGGTACTGGCCGTGGACCAGGGAACGTCGGGAACCAAGGCACTCGTCGTCTGCCCGGAGCGCGGGGTGATCGGCACCGGCACGGCTCCGGTCCGGCCCCGCTACCTCCCGGGCGGCCTCGTCGAGGTCGACCCCCGTGAGCTGTACGGCTCCGTCGTCGCGGCCGGGCGGGCGGCGCTGGCCGAGGCCGGCACCCCGGTCACGGCCGTGGGGCTCGCCAACCAGGGCGAGACGGTGCTCGCGTGGGACCCGGCCACGGGCGATCCTCTGACGGACGCGCTGGTCTGGCAGGACCGCAGGGCCGCCTCCGTCTGCGACGGACTCGCCGACCACGCCGAGCTGTTGCACCGGCTGACCGGTCTGCCCGTGGACCCTTACTTCGCCGCGCCCAAGATGGCCTGGATCCGCCGTCGCGCCACCGGCGCCGGGGTGGTCACCACCAGCGACGCCTGGCTCGTCCACCGGCTGACGGGCGCCTTCGTCACCGACGCGGCCACCGCCGGACGTACCGGGCTGCTCGATCCGGACACGGTCGCGTGGTCGGAGACGGCCCTCGACCTGTACGGCCTGGGCGGCGAGCGACTGCCCCGGGTGGTGGACTGCGACACCCCGGTCGGCACCACGACGGCCTTCGGCCCGCCGCTGCCGCTGACCGGCCTCCTGGTCGACCAGCAGGCCGCGCTGCTCGCGCAGAGCGCGGGCGAGCCCTCCGCCGCCAAGTGCACGTACGGTACGGGCGCCTTCCTCCTCGCGCGGACCGGTCCCGAGCCCCGGCGCGGCACTTCGGGCCTGGTGAGCTGTGTCGCCTGGCGGCTGGGCGGACGCGTCGAGCACTGCCTGGACGGCCAGGTGTACACGGTGGCCTCGGCCGTCCGCTGGCTGACCGACCTGGGCGTCCTCGCCGGGGCCGGGGAGATCGACACGGTCGGCGGAAGTGTTCCGGACACCGGCGGGGTCACGTTCGTGCCCGCACTGGCCGGCCTCGCCGCGCCGTGGTGGCGGGGGGACGTGCGCGGCTCGCTGACCGGCCTCGGCCTGGACACCTCCCCCGGCCATCTGGTGCGCGCGCTGTGCGAGGGCATCGCCGCCCAGGTGGTGGAGCTCGCCTCGGCGGTCGCCGCCGACCGGGGAGCGCCACTGACCTCGCTGCGCGCGGACGGGGGCCTGACCCGGTCGGCACTGCTCATGCAGACCCAGGCCGATCTGCTGCAACTCCCCGTCGAAGTGGCGTCGTCGCCCGATGCCACGGCCCTCGGGGTGGGCGCGGTGGCCCGCCTCGGCCTCCACCCGGGGCTCGCGCTCCGCGAGGCGGTGCCGGAGTGGAAGCCCTCGGCCGTCTACGAACCCCGCATCGGCACCGACGAGGCCGCCGCACGCCTGGCCGCGTTCCGCGCGGAGGTGTCGTCGCTGCTCGACCGCGGCGGGGCGGGGGCAGGCGGTGCCGCGGGCGCGGGTGACGCCGCAGGCGCGGGGAGCGCCGCGTGA